One Acidobacteriota bacterium genomic window carries:
- a CDS encoding antibiotic biosynthesis monooxygenase, with protein MYGLIGRINAVPGQREALAAILIDGVGAGMPGCLSYVVARDPAEADALWVTEVWESQASHEASLSLPSVQQAITRGRPLIAGFSERFVTEPVGGFGLASSNAR; from the coding sequence ATGTATGGACTGATTGGCAGGATCAACGCCGTGCCGGGTCAGCGGGAGGCGCTGGCGGCGATCCTCATCGACGGCGTGGGCGCCGGCATGCCCGGATGCCTGAGCTATGTCGTCGCCAGGGACCCCGCCGAGGCCGACGCGCTGTGGGTGACCGAGGTCTGGGAGAGCCAGGCGAGCCACGAGGCGTCGCTGTCACTGCCGTCGGTGCAGCAGGCCATCACGAGGGGCCGCCCGCTCATCGCCGGCTTCAGCGAGCGTTTCGTCACCGAGCCGGTCGGCGGGTTCGGACTCGCTTCGTCGAATGCGCGGTGA
- a CDS encoding DUF1850 domain-containing protein has protein sequence MTRVTAATTGVLLLASTMPTVGDGEAPRLELLNERGRRVWVEPLAAGEPFDVSFIHSSERCRWTQHYREHVRRIEQTASTFPCYGAGMPTDRPAETTADGFKVAAVQEIGELVMRHWRDADITIGHRGAAYRVADHLNEGERFVLRVR, from the coding sequence GTGACGCGGGTCACGGCAGCCACAACCGGCGTGCTGCTGCTCGCGTCCACCATGCCCACCGTCGGCGATGGCGAGGCCCCTCGTCTCGAGCTCCTGAACGAGCGGGGCCGACGCGTCTGGGTCGAGCCGCTCGCGGCCGGCGAGCCGTTCGACGTCTCGTTCATCCACTCGTCGGAGCGCTGTCGCTGGACGCAGCACTACCGCGAGCACGTGCGGCGCATCGAGCAGACGGCATCGACGTTTCCCTGCTACGGCGCGGGCATGCCGACCGACCGACCCGCTGAGACGACGGCGGACGGCTTCAAGGTGGCCGCGGTGCAGGAGATCGGAGAGCTCGTCATGCGGCACTGGCGCGACGCCGACATCACCATCGGCCATCGAGGAGCCGCCTACCGGGTCGCCGACCACCTGAACGAAGGGGAACGCTTCGTGCTGAGGGTACGGTGA
- a CDS encoding TAXI family TRAP transporter solute-binding subunit, which yields MVGCSPASPGERVRQLTLATGGTGGVYYPLGGALAQIYTQALPGVNASAQATVASVFNMQAVDQGKVDVAFTQGDVAYLAWTTGTPGRPHPHTNLRGLAVLYVNTLQLVTGTDTGIRRVADLRGRRVGVGAPGSGTEAAARIVIEAHGLAYRDVRADYLSFSEVAAQLQDRTLDAGFVVASFPVAALTDAATTVGVRLLPIEPEAADRIIAGHPFFKQVVIPAGTYRGQDEDLPTLGVDNLLVCRADLPDDLVHAMTRVLFESVPELIRTHAAARGIRLDNASATPVPLHPGAARYYAERGATP from the coding sequence ATGGTCGGGTGCTCGCCGGCGTCGCCGGGTGAGCGCGTGCGGCAGCTCACCCTCGCGACGGGCGGAACGGGCGGGGTCTACTACCCGCTTGGAGGCGCCCTGGCCCAGATCTACACACAGGCGCTGCCCGGCGTGAACGCCTCGGCCCAGGCCACGGTCGCCTCGGTCTTCAACATGCAGGCGGTCGACCAGGGCAAAGTCGACGTCGCCTTCACGCAGGGTGACGTCGCGTATCTCGCGTGGACCACCGGCACCCCGGGACGGCCGCACCCGCACACCAACCTGCGCGGGCTCGCCGTGCTCTACGTCAATACGCTGCAACTCGTCACCGGGACCGACACGGGCATCCGGCGCGTGGCCGACCTCCGCGGCCGACGCGTTGGCGTCGGTGCGCCCGGCAGCGGCACCGAAGCTGCCGCCCGGATCGTGATCGAGGCCCACGGCCTCGCCTACCGCGACGTGCGGGCCGACTACCTGTCGTTCTCGGAGGTCGCGGCGCAACTGCAGGACCGCACGCTGGATGCCGGCTTCGTCGTGGCGAGCTTCCCCGTCGCCGCCCTCACCGACGCCGCCACCACCGTTGGCGTGCGCCTGCTGCCGATCGAGCCCGAGGCGGCCGACCGCATCATCGCCGGCCACCCGTTCTTCAAGCAGGTGGTGATTCCCGCCGGCACGTATCGTGGTCAGGACGAAGACCTCCCGACGCTCGGCGTCGACAATCTCCTGGTCTGCCGGGCGGACCTGCCCGACGACCTCGTTCACGCCATGACGCGTGTGCTCTTCGAGTCGGTGCCCGAGCTGATCCGGACGCACGCAGCCGCGCGGGGCATCCGTCTCGACAACGCGTCGGCCACACCGGTGCCGCTGCACCCGGGGGCGGCCCGCTACTACGCCGAACGGGGCGCCACACCGTGA
- a CDS encoding serine/threonine-protein kinase, with amino-acid sequence MNDERERLGRYRLVREIGRGGMGTVHLAIDEAAEPKHQVAIKMLRDALHAEHAVRFLSEQRVLASLDHPAIARFLDAGTAPDGRPYLVMEYVPGEPVDAYCDRRTLTVVERLRLFRTVLEAVAYAHRQLIVHRDIKPRNILVTEHGDVKLVDFGIAKPLVVDQHADTDITRTGLRLMTPEYASPEQVTGGRITTATDVYALGLLLYELLCGRRAQRLGTEAPGEIERVVVREDPPRPSEALTLATTAGGGTEVSADAVALARRTTPPRLARRLRGDLDRIVAMALRKEPERRYPSVALLAEDIDHYLAGRPVSARGDSTLYRLRKFVGRHRVAATAAVSLGVMLVGYLGVSLRHAAELRVALDQARTEAAKAEQVSSFLVDLFDSNDPDLAQGEEITGRELLERGVARAAQLSDEPLLQAQLLDTIGRVYRSLGEYAKARPLVERALALRQENLDEGHADLARSHHHLGVLLRFLGDLPGSERELRRALDIDRARPAVPGQWIAADLHDLGHTLTEQGQYSEGERLFRESLVLRRALLGERHQDVAESLSGVAYARSRQGHPRDAVPLYTEALAIHAERLGARHPQVARSHQNLATVLSDLGEYDDADRHYRVAIDTYREVYGERHPSIAVTINNLANLKARQGDLESAERLFRESADMRRELFGDDHPATTRAMNNLAVTLQRRGKLAESEALFRGLLARRLATDPNNPEAAAYKTNLSEVLRLMGRLDEAEHLAREALEARAATHGRTLEIAASHIALGRILMDRGEYHDADAHLREALEIRRERLGEDHPEVTRTRASLDELAAKRAPRR; translated from the coding sequence ATGAACGACGAACGCGAGCGGCTCGGGCGCTATCGGCTCGTACGGGAGATCGGCCGAGGGGGCATGGGGACAGTCCACCTCGCGATTGACGAGGCGGCCGAGCCGAAGCACCAGGTGGCCATCAAGATGCTGCGGGACGCCCTGCACGCCGAGCACGCCGTGCGCTTCCTGAGCGAGCAGCGCGTGCTCGCCTCGCTCGACCATCCGGCCATCGCGCGCTTCCTCGACGCGGGGACCGCACCCGACGGCCGTCCGTACCTCGTGATGGAGTATGTGCCCGGCGAGCCGGTCGACGCCTACTGCGACCGGCGGACGCTCACGGTGGTCGAGCGCCTCCGCCTGTTCCGCACGGTGCTCGAAGCGGTCGCGTATGCCCACCGCCAGCTGATCGTGCACCGCGACATCAAGCCCAGGAACATCCTCGTCACCGAGCACGGCGACGTGAAGCTCGTGGACTTCGGGATCGCCAAGCCCCTGGTGGTCGACCAGCACGCCGATACCGACATCACACGGACCGGCCTTCGCCTGATGACGCCGGAGTACGCGAGCCCCGAGCAGGTGACCGGCGGCCGGATCACGACGGCCACCGACGTGTACGCGCTCGGCCTGCTCCTCTACGAACTGCTGTGCGGGCGTCGGGCGCAGCGACTGGGCACCGAGGCGCCCGGCGAGATCGAGCGGGTGGTCGTCCGCGAGGACCCGCCCCGGCCGAGCGAGGCCCTGACCCTCGCGACGACGGCCGGCGGCGGCACCGAGGTATCGGCCGATGCCGTCGCCCTGGCCCGGCGGACGACGCCCCCGCGCCTGGCCCGGCGGCTTCGCGGCGATCTCGATCGCATCGTCGCGATGGCGCTGCGCAAGGAGCCCGAGCGGAGGTACCCCTCGGTGGCGCTGCTCGCCGAGGACATCGACCACTACCTCGCCGGCCGACCGGTCAGCGCGCGCGGCGATTCGACGCTGTACCGGTTGCGCAAGTTCGTGGGCCGGCACCGCGTCGCGGCAACGGCCGCCGTGTCGCTCGGCGTGATGCTGGTCGGCTATCTCGGGGTGAGCCTGCGGCACGCCGCCGAGCTGCGTGTCGCGCTGGACCAGGCCCGAACGGAAGCGGCCAAGGCGGAGCAGGTGTCGAGCTTCCTCGTCGACCTCTTCGACAGCAACGACCCCGACCTGGCGCAGGGCGAGGAGATCACCGGACGCGAACTCCTCGAACGCGGCGTCGCGCGGGCGGCGCAGCTCTCGGACGAACCACTGCTGCAGGCGCAGCTCCTCGACACGATCGGACGCGTCTACCGCAGCCTCGGCGAGTACGCCAAGGCCCGCCCGCTCGTCGAACGGGCGCTCGCGCTCCGGCAGGAGAACCTCGACGAGGGCCACGCCGACCTCGCGCGGAGCCATCACCACCTGGGGGTGCTCCTGAGGTTCCTCGGCGACCTTCCGGGCTCCGAACGGGAACTGCGCCGCGCGCTCGACATCGACCGCGCACGGCCAGCCGTGCCCGGACAGTGGATTGCCGCGGACCTGCACGACCTCGGGCACACGCTCACGGAACAGGGTCAGTACTCCGAGGGCGAGCGGCTCTTCCGCGAGAGCCTCGTCCTGCGCCGCGCCCTGCTCGGTGAGCGTCATCAGGACGTCGCCGAGAGTCTCAGCGGCGTGGCGTATGCGCGTTCGAGGCAGGGCCACCCGCGCGACGCGGTGCCGCTCTACACCGAGGCCCTCGCCATTCATGCGGAACGGCTGGGCGCGCGGCACCCGCAGGTCGCCCGCAGTCACCAGAACCTCGCGACGGTCCTGAGCGACCTCGGCGAGTACGACGATGCGGATCGCCATTACCGGGTCGCCATCGACACGTACCGCGAGGTGTACGGCGAGCGGCACCCGAGCATCGCAGTGACCATCAACAACCTCGCGAACCTGAAGGCGAGGCAGGGGGACCTCGAGTCGGCCGAGCGGCTCTTCCGCGAGTCGGCCGACATGCGCCGCGAGCTGTTCGGAGACGACCACCCGGCGACGACACGCGCGATGAACAACCTGGCGGTCACGCTCCAGCGACGCGGAAAACTCGCCGAGAGCGAGGCGCTGTTCCGCGGCCTGCTCGCCCGGCGCCTCGCCACCGACCCGAACAACCCCGAGGCGGCTGCCTACAAGACCAACCTCAGTGAGGTGCTTCGCCTGATGGGAAGGCTCGACGAAGCCGAGCACCTGGCGCGCGAGGCGCTCGAGGCACGTGCCGCAACCCACGGTCGGACGCTCGAGATCGCGGCCAGCCACATCGCGCTCGGACGGATACTGATGGACCGCGGCGAGTACCACGACGCCGACGCTCACCTGCGCGAGGCCCTCGAGATCCGCCGCGAGCGGCTCGGAGAGGACCATCCCGAGGTGACGCGGACGCGCGCGTCGCTCGACGAACTCGCCGCCAAGCGCGCCCCACGACGCTGA